Proteins encoded in a region of the Homo sapiens chromosome 9, GRCh38.p14 Primary Assembly genome:
- the TTC16 gene encoding tetratricopeptide repeat protein 16 isoform X12 yields the protein MACLLALKQHQACLTLITNELKQDTTNADVYIFRARLYNFLQKPHLCYRDLHSALLLNPKHPQARMLLQKMVAQAQQARQDAGILAVQGKLQHALQRINRAIENNPLDPSLFLFRGTMYRRLQEFDGAVEDFLKVLDMVTEDQEDMVRQAQRQLLLTYNDFAVHCYRQGAYQEGVLLLNKALRDEQQEKGLYINRGGSSRRQRTTSPRPSGTTPRRPSTTCTGPRAGSCCRTFLGPARMWPLSCSSTPSNQRMLKRHELERQKALALQHSWKQGEPLIATSEELKATPEIPQVKPGSSEGEAEAPEEEEEKEKEKKEEKKSELIPSKVASLSDSYLDQTSSASSMSFRTTGTSETEMSAICQEYRSTSATAVTFSDSSLLKTQSSDSGNNREALSHGPRKIKATQGQRQSLSKTEPTQSQRRNSSKTKATIHKRNSSKTKATQSQRRNSSKTRATQGQGQSSSKTEATQGQRQSSSEIEATQGPRQEPSKTKTTRSPRQRPRKVKAARGRSWRPSKVDATQGRSRGLLRSSTKTEAFYDSNWSLSKTEYAQGQGQRSSKAEGAQGKSQGMSSTSSKAESTWGPSPSLSKTEVDQDLTYYEAV from the exons ATGGCCTGTCTCCTGGCCCTCAAGCAGCATCAGGCCTGCCTCACGCTCATCACCAACGAGCTGAAGCAGGACACCACCAACGCCGATGTCTACATCTTCCGGGCCAGACTCTACAACTTTCTCCAGAAG CCCCACCTCTGCTACCGGGACCTGCACAGCGCCTTGCTGTTGAATCCCAAGCACCCGCAGGCCAGGATGCTGCTCCAGAAGATGGTGGCCCAGGCCCAGCAGGCGCGCCAAGATGCGGGGATCCTGGCTGTGCAGGGCAAGCTGCAGCACGCACTGCAGCGGATCAACCGTGCCATCGAGAACAACCCTCTGGACCCCAGTCTCTTCCTCTTCCG GGGCACCATGTACCGACGGCTCCAGGAGTTCGATGGGGCAGTGGAGGACTTCCTGAAGGTGCTGGACATGGTGACCGAGGACCAGGAGGACATGGTGCGGCAGGCACAGCGCCAGCTGTTGCTGACCTACAACGACTTTGCCGTGCACTGCTACAGGCAGGGCGCCTACCAGGAGGGCGTGCTGCTGCTGAACAAGGCCCTCCGGGACGAGCAGCAGGAGAAAGGACTCTACATCAACCGAGGCG GCAGTTCCAGAAGGCAGAGAACCACTTCTCCACGGCCATCCGGCACAACCCCCAGAAGGCCCAGTACTACCTGTACCGGGCCAAGAGCCGGCAGCTGCTGCAGAACATTTTTGGGGCCCGCCAGGATGTGGCCACTGTCCTGCTCCTCAACCCCAAGCAACCAAAG GATGCTTAAACGGCACGAGTTGGAGCGCCAGAAGGCCTTGGCCCTGCAGCACTCATGGAAGCAGGGGGAGCCTTTGATTGCGACCTCCGAGGAGCTGAAGGCCACCCCTGAGATTCCGCAGGTAAAACCGGGAAGCTcagagggagaggctgaggcccctgaggaggaggaagaaaaggagaaggagaaaaaagag GAGAAAAAATCAGAGCTCATACCTAGCAAGGTggcgtccctgtctgacagctacCTTGACCAGACCTCTTCAGCCTCCAGCATGAGCT TCAGGACCACAGGCACCTCAGAGACTGAGATGTCGGCTATCTGCCAGGAATACAGGAGCACCTCAGCCACCGCCGTGACATTCTCTGACTCGTCACTGTTGAAGACGCAATCCTCGGACTCTGGGAACAACAGGGAGGCACTAAGCCATGGTCCCAGAAAAATCAAGGCCACCCAGGGCCAGAGGCAGAGCCTTAGCAAGACTGAGCCCACCCAGAGCCAGAGGCGGAACTCCAGCAAGACCAAGGCCACTATACACAAGAGGAACTCCAGCAAGACCAAGGCCACCCAAAGCCAGAGGCGGAACTCCAGCAAGACCAGGGCCACCCAGGGCCAGGGGCAGAGCTCCAGCAAGACTGAGGCCACTCAGGGCCAGAGGCAGAGCTCCAGCGAGATTGAGGCCACCCAGGGCCCAAGGCAGGAGCCCAGCAAGACCAAGACCACCCGGAGCCCAAGGCAGAGGCCCAGAAAGGTCAAGGCTGCTCGTGGCCGGAGCTGGAGACCCAGCAAGGTTGATGCCACCCAGGGCCGAAGCAGGGGACTGCTCCGAAGTTCCACCAAGACTGAGGCTTTCTATGACTCAAACTGGAGCCTCAGCAAAACTGAGTATGCCCAAGGCCAGGGCCAGAGGTCCAGCAAGGctgagggtgcccagggcaagAGCCAGGGCATGAGCTCAACTTCCAGCAAGGCCGAGTCCACCTGGGGACCCAGCCCAAGTCTCAGCAAAACTGAGGTTGATCAGGACCTCACCTACTATGAAGCTGTCTGA
- the TTC16 gene encoding tetratricopeptide repeat protein 16 isoform X6 encodes MLPLPMHGLSPGPQAASGLPHAHHQRAEAGHHQRRCLHLPGQTLQLSPEAPPLLPGPAQRLAVESQAPAGQDAAPEDGGPGPAGAPRCGDPGCAGQAAARTAADQPCHREQPSGPQSLPLPEFDGAVEDFLKVLDMVTEDQEDMVRQAQRQLLLTYNDFAVHCYRQGAYQEGVLLLNKALRDEQQEKGLYINRGDCFFQLGNLAFAEADYQQALALSPQDEGANTRMGLLQEKMGFCEQRRKQFQKAENHFSTAIRHNPQKAQYYLYRAKSRQLLQNIFGARQDVATVLLLNPKQPKLSLLMTNLFPGMSVEEVLSTQIAHLARLQLEQMVEGSLQAGSPQGIVGMLKRHELERQKALALQHSWKQGEPLIATSEELKATPEIPQVKPGSSEGEAEAPEEEEEKEKEKKEEKKSELIPSKVASLSDSYLDQTSSASSMSFRTTGTSETEMSAICQEYRSTSATAVTFSDSSLLKTQSSDSGNNREALSHGPRKIKATQGQRQSLSKTEPTQSQRRNSSKTKATIHKRNSSKTKATQSQRRNSSKTRATQGQGQSSSKTEATQGQRQSSSEIEATQGPRQEPSKTKTTRSPRQRPRKVKAARGRSWRPSKVDATQGRSRGLLRSSTKTEAFYDSNWSLSKTEYAQGQGQRSSKAEGAQGKSQGMSSTSSKAESTWGPSPSLSKTEVDQDLTYYEAV; translated from the exons ATGCTTCCGTTACCGATG CATGGCCTGTCTCCTGGCCCTCAAGCAGCATCAGGCCTGCCTCACGCTCATCACCAACGAGCTGAAGCAGGACACCACCAACGCCGATGTCTACATCTTCCGGGCCAGACTCTACAACTTTCTCCAGAAG CCCCACCTCTGCTACCGGGACCTGCACAGCGCCTTGCTGTTGAATCCCAAGCACCCGCAGGCCAGGATGCTGCTCCAGAAGATGGTGGCCCAGGCCCAGCAGGCGCGCCAAGATGCGGGGATCCTGGCTGTGCAGGGCAAGCTGCAGCACGCACTGCAGCGGATCAACCGTGCCATCGAGAACAACCCTCTGGACCCCAGTCTCTTCCTCTTCCG GAGTTCGATGGGGCAGTGGAGGACTTCCTGAAGGTGCTGGACATGGTGACCGAGGACCAGGAGGACATGGTGCGGCAGGCACAGCGCCAGCTGTTGCTGACCTACAACGACTTTGCCGTGCACTGCTACAGGCAGGGCGCCTACCAGGAGGGCGTGCTGCTGCTGAACAAGGCCCTCCGGGACGAGCAGCAGGAGAAAGGACTCTACATCAACCGAGGCG ATTGCTTCTTCCAGCTGGGCAACCTGGCCTTTGCCGAGGCGGACTACCAGCAGGCGCTGGCGCTGAGCCCTCAGGACGAGGGCGCCAACACGCGCATGGGCCTGCTGCAGGAGAAGATGGGCTTCTGCGAGCAGAGGCGCAA GCAGTTCCAGAAGGCAGAGAACCACTTCTCCACGGCCATCCGGCACAACCCCCAGAAGGCCCAGTACTACCTGTACCGGGCCAAGAGCCGGCAGCTGCTGCAGAACATTTTTGGGGCCCGCCAGGATGTGGCCACTGTCCTGCTCCTCAACCCCAAGCAACCAAAG CTGTCCCTGCTGATGACCAACCTCTTCCCGGGCATGTCGGTGGAGGAGGTGCTTAGCACCCAGATAGCCCACCTGGCCAGGCTGCAGCTGGAGCAGATGGTGGAGGGCAGCCTGCAGGCCGGCAGCCCACAAGGCATTGTGGG GATGCTTAAACGGCACGAGTTGGAGCGCCAGAAGGCCTTGGCCCTGCAGCACTCATGGAAGCAGGGGGAGCCTTTGATTGCGACCTCCGAGGAGCTGAAGGCCACCCCTGAGATTCCGCAGGTAAAACCGGGAAGCTcagagggagaggctgaggcccctgaggaggaggaagaaaaggagaaggagaaaaaagag GAGAAAAAATCAGAGCTCATACCTAGCAAGGTggcgtccctgtctgacagctacCTTGACCAGACCTCTTCAGCCTCCAGCATGAGCT TCAGGACCACAGGCACCTCAGAGACTGAGATGTCGGCTATCTGCCAGGAATACAGGAGCACCTCAGCCACCGCCGTGACATTCTCTGACTCGTCACTGTTGAAGACGCAATCCTCGGACTCTGGGAACAACAGGGAGGCACTAAGCCATGGTCCCAGAAAAATCAAGGCCACCCAGGGCCAGAGGCAGAGCCTTAGCAAGACTGAGCCCACCCAGAGCCAGAGGCGGAACTCCAGCAAGACCAAGGCCACTATACACAAGAGGAACTCCAGCAAGACCAAGGCCACCCAAAGCCAGAGGCGGAACTCCAGCAAGACCAGGGCCACCCAGGGCCAGGGGCAGAGCTCCAGCAAGACTGAGGCCACTCAGGGCCAGAGGCAGAGCTCCAGCGAGATTGAGGCCACCCAGGGCCCAAGGCAGGAGCCCAGCAAGACCAAGACCACCCGGAGCCCAAGGCAGAGGCCCAGAAAGGTCAAGGCTGCTCGTGGCCGGAGCTGGAGACCCAGCAAGGTTGATGCCACCCAGGGCCGAAGCAGGGGACTGCTCCGAAGTTCCACCAAGACTGAGGCTTTCTATGACTCAAACTGGAGCCTCAGCAAAACTGAGTATGCCCAAGGCCAGGGCCAGAGGTCCAGCAAGGctgagggtgcccagggcaagAGCCAGGGCATGAGCTCAACTTCCAGCAAGGCCGAGTCCACCTGGGGACCCAGCCCAAGTCTCAGCAAAACTGAGGTTGATCAGGACCTCACCTACTATGAAGCTGTCTGA
- the TTC16 gene encoding tetratricopeptide repeat protein 16 isoform X7, which translates to MLPLPMHGLSPGPQAASGLPHAHHQRAEAGHHQRRCLHLPGQTLQLSPEAPPLLPGPAQRLAVESQAPAGQDAAPEDGGPGPAGAPRCGDPGCAGQAAARTAADQPCHREQPSGPQSLPLPGHHVPTAPGVRWGSGGLPEGAGHGDRGPGGHGAAGTAPAVADLQRLCRALLQAGRLPGGRAAAEQGPPGRAAGERTLHQPRRLLLPAGQPGLCRGGLPAGAGAEPSGRGRQHAHGPAAGEDGLLRAEAQMAQLIAAWDPLCRAGSSRRQRTTSPRPSGTTPRRPSTTCTGPRAGSCCRTFLGPARMWPLSCSSTPSNQRMLKRHELERQKALALQHSWKQGEPLIATSEELKATPEIPQVKPGSSEGEAEAPEEEEEKEKEKKEEKKSELIPSKVASLSDSYLDQTSSASSMSFRTTGTSETEMSAICQEYRSTSATAVTFSDSSLLKTQSSDSGNNREALSHGPRKIKATQGQRQSLSKTEPTQSQRRNSSKTKATIHKRNSSKTKATQSQRRNSSKTRATQGQGQSSSKTEATQGQRQSSSEIEATQGPRQEPSKTKTTRSPRQRPRKVKAARGRSWRPSKVDATQGRSRGLLRSSTKTEAFYDSNWSLSKTEYAQGQGQRSSKAEGAQGKSQGMSSTSSKAESTWGPSPSLSKTEVDQDLTYYEAV; encoded by the exons ATGCTTCCGTTACCGATG CATGGCCTGTCTCCTGGCCCTCAAGCAGCATCAGGCCTGCCTCACGCTCATCACCAACGAGCTGAAGCAGGACACCACCAACGCCGATGTCTACATCTTCCGGGCCAGACTCTACAACTTTCTCCAGAAG CCCCACCTCTGCTACCGGGACCTGCACAGCGCCTTGCTGTTGAATCCCAAGCACCCGCAGGCCAGGATGCTGCTCCAGAAGATGGTGGCCCAGGCCCAGCAGGCGCGCCAAGATGCGGGGATCCTGGCTGTGCAGGGCAAGCTGCAGCACGCACTGCAGCGGATCAACCGTGCCATCGAGAACAACCCTCTGGACCCCAGTCTCTTCCTCTTCCG GGGCACCATGTACCGACGGCTCCAGGAGTTCGATGGGGCAGTGGAGGACTTCCTGAAGGTGCTGGACATGGTGACCGAGGACCAGGAGGACATGGTGCGGCAGGCACAGCGCCAGCTGTTGCTGACCTACAACGACTTTGCCGTGCACTGCTACAGGCAGGGCGCCTACCAGGAGGGCGTGCTGCTGCTGAACAAGGCCCTCCGGGACGAGCAGCAGGAGAAAGGACTCTACATCAACCGAGGCG ATTGCTTCTTCCAGCTGGGCAACCTGGCCTTTGCCGAGGCGGACTACCAGCAGGCGCTGGCGCTGAGCCCTCAGGACGAGGGCGCCAACACGCGCATGGGCCTGCTGCAGGAGAAGATGGGCTTCTGCGAGCAGAGGCGCAA ATGGCCCAGCTCATAGCAGCTTGGGACCCACTGTGTCGTGCAGGCAGTTCCAGAAGGCAGAGAACCACTTCTCCACGGCCATCCGGCACAACCCCCAGAAGGCCCAGTACTACCTGTACCGGGCCAAGAGCCGGCAGCTGCTGCAGAACATTTTTGGGGCCCGCCAGGATGTGGCCACTGTCCTGCTCCTCAACCCCAAGCAACCAAAG GATGCTTAAACGGCACGAGTTGGAGCGCCAGAAGGCCTTGGCCCTGCAGCACTCATGGAAGCAGGGGGAGCCTTTGATTGCGACCTCCGAGGAGCTGAAGGCCACCCCTGAGATTCCGCAGGTAAAACCGGGAAGCTcagagggagaggctgaggcccctgaggaggaggaagaaaaggagaaggagaaaaaagag GAGAAAAAATCAGAGCTCATACCTAGCAAGGTggcgtccctgtctgacagctacCTTGACCAGACCTCTTCAGCCTCCAGCATGAGCT TCAGGACCACAGGCACCTCAGAGACTGAGATGTCGGCTATCTGCCAGGAATACAGGAGCACCTCAGCCACCGCCGTGACATTCTCTGACTCGTCACTGTTGAAGACGCAATCCTCGGACTCTGGGAACAACAGGGAGGCACTAAGCCATGGTCCCAGAAAAATCAAGGCCACCCAGGGCCAGAGGCAGAGCCTTAGCAAGACTGAGCCCACCCAGAGCCAGAGGCGGAACTCCAGCAAGACCAAGGCCACTATACACAAGAGGAACTCCAGCAAGACCAAGGCCACCCAAAGCCAGAGGCGGAACTCCAGCAAGACCAGGGCCACCCAGGGCCAGGGGCAGAGCTCCAGCAAGACTGAGGCCACTCAGGGCCAGAGGCAGAGCTCCAGCGAGATTGAGGCCACCCAGGGCCCAAGGCAGGAGCCCAGCAAGACCAAGACCACCCGGAGCCCAAGGCAGAGGCCCAGAAAGGTCAAGGCTGCTCGTGGCCGGAGCTGGAGACCCAGCAAGGTTGATGCCACCCAGGGCCGAAGCAGGGGACTGCTCCGAAGTTCCACCAAGACTGAGGCTTTCTATGACTCAAACTGGAGCCTCAGCAAAACTGAGTATGCCCAAGGCCAGGGCCAGAGGTCCAGCAAGGctgagggtgcccagggcaagAGCCAGGGCATGAGCTCAACTTCCAGCAAGGCCGAGTCCACCTGGGGACCCAGCCCAAGTCTCAGCAAAACTGAGGTTGATCAGGACCTCACCTACTATGAAGCTGTCTGA
- the TTC16 gene encoding tetratricopeptide repeat protein 16 isoform X8 gives MLPLPMHGLSPGPQAASGLPHAHHQRAEAGHHQRRCLHLPGQTLQLSPEAPPLLPGPAQRLAVESQAPAGQDAAPEDGGPGPAGAPRCGDPGCAGQAAARTAADQPCHREQPSGPQSLPLPGHHVPTAPGVRWGSGGLPEGAGHGDRGPGGHGAAGTAPAVADLQRLCRALLQAGRLPGGRAAAEQGPPGRAAGERTLHQPRRQFQKAENHFSTAIRHNPQKAQYYLYRAKSRQLLQNIFGARQDVATVLLLNPKQPKLSLLMTNLFPGMSVEEVLSTQIAHLARLQLEQMVEGSLQAGSPQGIVGMLKRHELERQKALALQHSWKQGEPLIATSEELKATPEIPQVKPGSSEGEAEAPEEEEEKEKEKKEEKKSELIPSKVASLSDSYLDQTSSASSMSFRTTGTSETEMSAICQEYRSTSATAVTFSDSSLLKTQSSDSGNNREALSHGPRKIKATQGQRQSLSKTEPTQSQRRNSSKTKATIHKRNSSKTKATQSQRRNSSKTRATQGQGQSSSKTEATQGQRQSSSEIEATQGPRQEPSKTKTTRSPRQRPRKVKAARGRSWRPSKVDATQGRSRGLLRSSTKTEAFYDSNWSLSKTEYAQGQGQRSSKAEGAQGKSQGMSSTSSKAESTWGPSPSLSKTEVDQDLTYYEAV, from the exons ATGCTTCCGTTACCGATG CATGGCCTGTCTCCTGGCCCTCAAGCAGCATCAGGCCTGCCTCACGCTCATCACCAACGAGCTGAAGCAGGACACCACCAACGCCGATGTCTACATCTTCCGGGCCAGACTCTACAACTTTCTCCAGAAG CCCCACCTCTGCTACCGGGACCTGCACAGCGCCTTGCTGTTGAATCCCAAGCACCCGCAGGCCAGGATGCTGCTCCAGAAGATGGTGGCCCAGGCCCAGCAGGCGCGCCAAGATGCGGGGATCCTGGCTGTGCAGGGCAAGCTGCAGCACGCACTGCAGCGGATCAACCGTGCCATCGAGAACAACCCTCTGGACCCCAGTCTCTTCCTCTTCCG GGGCACCATGTACCGACGGCTCCAGGAGTTCGATGGGGCAGTGGAGGACTTCCTGAAGGTGCTGGACATGGTGACCGAGGACCAGGAGGACATGGTGCGGCAGGCACAGCGCCAGCTGTTGCTGACCTACAACGACTTTGCCGTGCACTGCTACAGGCAGGGCGCCTACCAGGAGGGCGTGCTGCTGCTGAACAAGGCCCTCCGGGACGAGCAGCAGGAGAAAGGACTCTACATCAACCGAGGCG GCAGTTCCAGAAGGCAGAGAACCACTTCTCCACGGCCATCCGGCACAACCCCCAGAAGGCCCAGTACTACCTGTACCGGGCCAAGAGCCGGCAGCTGCTGCAGAACATTTTTGGGGCCCGCCAGGATGTGGCCACTGTCCTGCTCCTCAACCCCAAGCAACCAAAG CTGTCCCTGCTGATGACCAACCTCTTCCCGGGCATGTCGGTGGAGGAGGTGCTTAGCACCCAGATAGCCCACCTGGCCAGGCTGCAGCTGGAGCAGATGGTGGAGGGCAGCCTGCAGGCCGGCAGCCCACAAGGCATTGTGGG GATGCTTAAACGGCACGAGTTGGAGCGCCAGAAGGCCTTGGCCCTGCAGCACTCATGGAAGCAGGGGGAGCCTTTGATTGCGACCTCCGAGGAGCTGAAGGCCACCCCTGAGATTCCGCAGGTAAAACCGGGAAGCTcagagggagaggctgaggcccctgaggaggaggaagaaaaggagaaggagaaaaaagag GAGAAAAAATCAGAGCTCATACCTAGCAAGGTggcgtccctgtctgacagctacCTTGACCAGACCTCTTCAGCCTCCAGCATGAGCT TCAGGACCACAGGCACCTCAGAGACTGAGATGTCGGCTATCTGCCAGGAATACAGGAGCACCTCAGCCACCGCCGTGACATTCTCTGACTCGTCACTGTTGAAGACGCAATCCTCGGACTCTGGGAACAACAGGGAGGCACTAAGCCATGGTCCCAGAAAAATCAAGGCCACCCAGGGCCAGAGGCAGAGCCTTAGCAAGACTGAGCCCACCCAGAGCCAGAGGCGGAACTCCAGCAAGACCAAGGCCACTATACACAAGAGGAACTCCAGCAAGACCAAGGCCACCCAAAGCCAGAGGCGGAACTCCAGCAAGACCAGGGCCACCCAGGGCCAGGGGCAGAGCTCCAGCAAGACTGAGGCCACTCAGGGCCAGAGGCAGAGCTCCAGCGAGATTGAGGCCACCCAGGGCCCAAGGCAGGAGCCCAGCAAGACCAAGACCACCCGGAGCCCAAGGCAGAGGCCCAGAAAGGTCAAGGCTGCTCGTGGCCGGAGCTGGAGACCCAGCAAGGTTGATGCCACCCAGGGCCGAAGCAGGGGACTGCTCCGAAGTTCCACCAAGACTGAGGCTTTCTATGACTCAAACTGGAGCCTCAGCAAAACTGAGTATGCCCAAGGCCAGGGCCAGAGGTCCAGCAAGGctgagggtgcccagggcaagAGCCAGGGCATGAGCTCAACTTCCAGCAAGGCCGAGTCCACCTGGGGACCCAGCCCAAGTCTCAGCAAAACTGAGGTTGATCAGGACCTCACCTACTATGAAGCTGTCTGA